In a genomic window of Canis lupus familiaris isolate Mischka breed German Shepherd chromosome 13, alternate assembly UU_Cfam_GSD_1.0, whole genome shotgun sequence:
- the ZNF572 gene encoding zinc finger protein 572: MEQEQKLLVSDSSGFQERESLKSPFTGGESKNNLETVQHHNSKAEKEKASKWSKGDGLQNCKHEDTKEIPLTWSQGNEIWCNDSYENDGKSENQGNSKGKEEKPSHGGWDPGEHCSASVQQNSTFKDKPYKCSECWKSFNNSSHLRIHQRTHSGEKPYKCSECGKCFSNSSHLIQHLRTHTGEKPYQCAECGKSFSNTSHLIIHERTHTGEKPYKCPECGKSFSSSSHLIQHHRSHTGEKPYECPVCGKCFSHSYVLIEHQRIHTGEKPYKCPDCGKSFSQSSSLIRHQRTHTGEKPYKCFECGKSFGCNSTLIKHQRIHTGEKPYQCTECGKSFSRSSNLITHRKTHAGGKPYESSEYEESLSQNCSVIEDCRIQPGEKPYKCCECGKRFGLSSHLIRHQRTHTGEKPYRCSECWKTFSQSSTLVIHQRTHTGERPYKCPECGECFSQSFNLIRHRRTHMGEKPYKCSDCDKCFSRSAYLNQHRKTHIEKSFESPEVEAFPHGWTWKNCPAEIALISFSVPNPSSS, from the exons ATGGAGCAAGAGCAAAAACTGTTGGTCTCAGATTCTAGTGGCTTCcaggagagggagagtttgaaaaGCCCTTTTACAG GAGGTGAAAGTAAGAATAATTTGGAAACTGTTCAACACCATAACtccaaggcagagaaagagaaagcctcAAAATGGTCTAAAGGAGATGGTCTGCAAAATTGTAAGCATGAGGATACAAAAGAAATTCCATTGACATGGTCCCAAGGAAATGAGATCTGGTGTAATGATTCCTATGAGAATGATGGCAAGTCAGAGAATCAGGgaaattctaaaggaaaagaagaaaaacccagTCACGGGGGATGGGACCCAGGAGAACACTGCAGTGCCTCTGTCCAGCAGAATTCGACCTTCAAAGACAAACCCTATAAATGTTCTGAATGTTGGAAAAGCTTCAACAACAGTTCCCATTTGCGTATTCACCAGAGGACCCACTCAGGAGAAAAACCTTATAAATGCTCTGAGTGTGGGAAATGCTTCAGTAACAGCTCTCACCTGATTCAACATCTGCgaacacacacaggagagaagccctACCAGTGTGCTGAATGTGGGAAAAGCTTCAGCAATACCTCCCATCTAATTATCCATGAGAGGACTCACACgggagagaaaccctataaatgtcCTGAGTGTGGAAAGAGCTTTAGTAGCAGCTCCCACCTTATTCAGCACCACAGATCACATACTGGTGAAAAACCATATGAATGTCCTGTTTGTGGGAAATGCTTCAGCCACAGTTATGTCCTGATAGAACATCAGAGgattcacactggagaaaaaccttATAAGTGCCCTGACTGTGGAAAGAGTTTTAGTCAGAGTTCTAGCCTGATTCGCCACCAGCGGACACACACAGGCGAGAAACCCTACAAGTGTTTTGAGTGTGGAAAAAGCTTTGGTTGTAATTCGACTCTCATAAAGCATCAGcgaattcatactggagaaaaaccaTATCAGTGTACAGAATGCGGGAAGAGTTTCAGTCGAAGTTCCAACCTAATCACACACCGGAAAACCCATGCAGGAGGAAAGCCCTATGAAAGTTCTGAATACGAAGAAAGTTTGAGTCAGAACTGTAGTGTGATAGAAGACTGCAGAATCCAGCCTGGGGAGAAGCCATACAAATGTTGCGAATGTGGAAAGCGTTTTGGCCTCAGCTCCCATCTTATTAGACATCAGAGAACACACACGGGAGAAAAACCTTACAGGTGTTCAGAGTGTTGGAAGACTTTTAGTCAGAGCTCCACCCTGGTGATTCACCAAAggacacacacaggagagagaccTTACAAGTGTCCTGAGTGTGGTGAGTGCTTCAGTCAGAGCTTTAATCTTATCAGGCACCGGAGAACTCACATGGGAGAAAAACCTTACAAATGCAGTGACTGTGATAAATGCTTCAGCAGAAGTGCCTATCTCAATCAGCATAGGAAAACTCACATAGAAAAGTCTTTCGAGTCTCCTGAAGTTGAAGCTTTTCCTCATGGGTGGACTTGGAAAAACTGTCCAGCGGAAATAGCCCTCATCTCTTTTTCGGTCCCAAACCCATCTTCCTCTTGA
- the SQLE gene encoding squalene monooxygenase, with protein MWTFLGIATFTYFYKKCGDFVSFANKELLLCVLVFLSLGLVLSYRCRYRSGALLGRQRSGSQFALFSDILSALPFIGFFWAKSPPGSEDKEQPASRRHKKGTSISETTLIGAAASSIPSQNDPEVIIVGSGVLGSALAAVLSRDGRKVTVIERDLKEPDRIVGEFLQPGGYRVLEDLGLKDAVEDIDAQVVDGYIIHDQDSKSEVQIPYPVSENSQVRSGRAFHHGRFIMGLRKAAMAEPNTKFIEGIVLQLLEEDDAVMGVQYRDKETGDVKELHAPLTVVADGLFSKFRKNLISNKVSVSSHFVGFLMKNAPQFKANHAELILTNPSPVLIYQISSNETRVLVDIRGEMPRNLREYMAEKIYPQLPDHLKEPFLEAIQNSRLRSMPASFLPSSPVNKRGVLLLGDAYNMRHPLTGGGMTVVFKDLKLWRKLLKSIPDLYDDAAVFQAKKSFYWERKTSHSFVVNILAQALYELFSAKDDSLHQLRKACFLYFKLGGECVAGPVGLLSVLSPNPLILIGHFFAVALYATYFCFKSEPWITKPRAIFSSGAVLYKACSVIFPLIYSEIKYLVN; from the exons ATGTGGACCTTCTTGGGCATTGCCACTTTCACGTACTTTTACAAGAAATGCGGAGACTTCGTGTCTTTCGCCAACAAGGAGCTGCTGCTGTGCGTGCTGGTGTTCCTGTCCCTGGGCCTGGTGCTCTCCTACCGCTGCCGCTACCGGAGCGGGGCCCTCCTGGGGCGCCAGCGGAGCGGCTCCCAGTTCGCGCTCTTCTCAGATATTCTGTCGGCCTTGCCTTTCATTGGCTTCTTCTGGGCCAAGTCACCCCCGGGATCAGAGGATAAAGAGCAGCCTGCGTCTAGGAGG cacaaAAAAGGAACCAGTATTTCAGAAACAACCTTAATAGGAGCAGCTGCCTCTTCAATACCTTCTCAAAATGACCCAGAAGTTATCATTGTGGGATCTGGTGTACTTGGCTCTGCTTTGGCAGCCGTGCTTTCCAGAGATGGAAGAAAAGTGACAGTGATTGAGAGAGATTTAAAGGAGCCCGACCGGATAGTTGGAGAATTTCTGCAGCCAGGTGGTTACCGTGTCCTTGAAGACCTGGGTCTTAAAG ATGCAGTGGAAGATATTGATGCCCAGGTGGTAGATGGCTACATAATCCATGATCAGGATAGCAAATCAGAGGTTCAGATTCCTTACCCTGTGTCAGAAAACAGTCAGGTGCGGAGTGGAAGAGCTTTCCATCATGGAAGATTCATCATGGGTCTCCGGAAAGCAGCTATGGCAGAGCCCAA tACAAAGTTCATTGAAGGCATCGTGCTACAATTATTGGAAGAAGATGATGCTGTGATGGGAGTTCAATACAGGGATAAAGAAACCGGGGACGTCAAG GAACTCCATGCTCCATTGACTGTTGTTGCAGATGGACTTTTTTCCAAGTTCAGGAAAAACCTGATCTCCAATAAAGTTTCGGTTTCGTCTCATTTTGTTGGCTTTCTCATGAAG AATGCACCACAGTTTAAGGCAAATCATGCTGAACTTATTTTGACTAATCCGAGTCCAGTTCTCATCTATCAGATTTCATCTAATGAAACTCGAGTACTTGTTGACATCCGAGGAGAAATGCCCAGGAACTTAAGAGAATACATGGCTGAAAAAATTTACCCACAATTACCTG ATCACCTCAAAGAACCGTTCCTGGAAGCCATTCAGAATTCTCGTTTGAGATCTATGCCAGcaagttttcttccttcttcaccaGTGAACAAACGAG GTGTTCTTCTTTTGGGAGATGCTTATAATATGAGGCATCCTCTTACCGGAGGAGGAATgactgttgtttttaaagatctaaaaCTATGGAGAAAATTGCTAAAGAGTATCCCTGACCTTTATGACGATGCAGCTGTTTTCCAG GCCAAAAAATCATTCTATTGGGAGAGGAAAACATCTCATTCCTTTGTTGTGAATATCCTTGCTCAGGCTCTTTATGAATTATTTTCTGCCAAGGATG attcccTACATCAACTAAGAAAagcctgttttctttatttcaaactTGGTGGCGAATGTGTTGCTGGTCCTGTTGGGCTGCTTTCTGT cCTGTCTCCTAACCCTCTCATTTTAATCGGACACTTCTTTGCTGTGGCCCTCTATGCCACATATTTCTGCTTTAAATCGGAACCTTGGATTACAAAACCCCGAGCCATTTTCAGTAGTGGTGCTGTATTGTACAAAGCATGTTCTGTAATCTTTCCTCTGATTTACTCGGAAATTAAGTACCTGGTCAATTAA